The Cellulophaga sp. L1A9 genome window below encodes:
- the ricT gene encoding regulatory iron-sulfur-containing complex subunit RicT — protein sequence MGCSSCSTGKDGQPKGCKNNGTCGTDGCNKLTVFDWLSNMSLPNGEKPFDCIEVRFKNSRKEFFRNSENLSLSIGDIVATQAQSGHDIGMVTLTGELVKVQMRKKNEDHTNKELPKVYRKASQKDIDIWQKCRDREAEIQKKSRELAIALNLQMKLSDVEFQGDGSKATFYYTAEERVDFRQLIKDMAKSFGIRIEMRQIGYRQEAQRLGGIGSCGRELCCSTWLTDFRSVSTSAARYQQLSLNPQKLAGQCGKLKCCLNYELDIYLDALKDFPASDTKIMTEKGLALCQKVDIFKATLWFCYKDDWANWHALSKEHVNEMLEKNKRNEKVSSLEEYAIEPSEEKEQEKVFENVVGQDSLTRFDKPKQSKNNRNKKRSPNKKPQQNAGNSATPDAKQNKPANNPNQKAKPNRRKPRPQKSANAEGKAEGKPNTQKNQNPEGTAQKRNNNKRRTNNKKRPTDNDNG from the coding sequence ATGGGTTGTAGCAGTTGTTCAACTGGTAAAGACGGACAACCAAAAGGCTGTAAGAATAACGGAACTTGCGGAACTGATGGTTGTAATAAACTTACAGTTTTTGATTGGCTCTCAAATATGTCACTTCCAAATGGAGAAAAACCATTTGATTGCATAGAGGTCCGATTTAAAAATAGCAGAAAAGAATTTTTTAGAAATTCAGAAAATTTATCCCTTTCAATTGGTGATATTGTAGCTACTCAAGCGCAATCTGGCCATGACATTGGTATGGTTACTTTGACAGGAGAACTTGTAAAAGTTCAAATGAGAAAGAAAAATGAAGACCATACCAACAAAGAGCTTCCAAAAGTTTACCGAAAAGCGTCTCAAAAAGACATAGATATTTGGCAAAAATGTAGAGATCGTGAGGCCGAAATTCAGAAAAAATCTAGAGAATTAGCGATTGCCTTAAACCTTCAAATGAAACTTTCTGACGTAGAGTTTCAGGGAGACGGTTCTAAAGCTACGTTCTATTATACGGCAGAAGAGCGAGTAGATTTTCGCCAGCTGATAAAAGATATGGCAAAATCTTTCGGAATACGAATAGAAATGCGCCAAATAGGGTACCGCCAAGAAGCACAACGTTTAGGGGGTATAGGTTCTTGCGGTCGTGAACTTTGTTGTTCTACTTGGCTTACGGATTTTAGATCTGTAAGTACTTCTGCAGCACGTTACCAACAATTATCATTAAACCCGCAAAAATTAGCAGGGCAATGTGGTAAACTTAAATGTTGCCTGAACTACGAATTAGATATTTATTTAGATGCACTGAAAGATTTTCCAGCTTCAGACACCAAAATCATGACAGAAAAAGGATTAGCCTTATGTCAGAAAGTAGATATTTTTAAAGCTACACTGTGGTTCTGTTATAAAGATGATTGGGCAAATTGGCATGCATTATCAAAAGAGCATGTAAATGAAATGCTTGAGAAAAATAAACGCAACGAAAAGGTTTCTAGTCTTGAGGAGTACGCTATAGAGCCATCTGAAGAAAAAGAGCAGGAAAAAGTTTTTGAAAACGTTGTTGGTCAAGATAGTTTAACACGTTTTGATAAGCCTAAACAGTCTAAAAATAACCGGAATAAGAAAAGGAGTCCAAATAAAAAACCGCAGCAAAATGCAGGTAATTCTGCGACTCCGGATGCTAAACAAAATAAACCAGCGAATAACCCCAACCAAAAAGCAAAACCAAATAGGAGAAAACCAAGGCCCCAAAAATCTGCAAATGCAGAAGGTAAAGCAGAGGGTAAACCTAACACGCAAAAAAATCAGAATCCAGAGGGTACCGCTCAAAAAAGAAACAACAATAAGCGAAGAACTAACAATAAAAAAAGACCTACTGACAATGACAATGGCTAA
- a CDS encoding rhodanese-related sulfurtransferase: MQLYNTLSAKEREALIEEAGKERLTISFYQYAHIKNPELFRNHLFIAWNELDVLGRIYVAFEGINAQLSVPAENFEAFKNHLDSISFLENVRLNVAIEQDNKSFLKLKVKVRDKIVADGLDDNLFDVTKKGIHVDAEKFNELIEDPDTVLVDMRNHYESEIGHFKNAITPDVDTFRDSLDIIENDLKDHKEDKKLVMYCTGGIRCEKASAYYKHKGFKQVYQLEGGIIEYTRQVQNKNLENKFKGKNFVFDHRRGERITDDIIANCHQCGKPCDNHVNCANEACHLLFIQCEECATTMNQCCSTECKDIHELPFEEQKALRKGKTVSNKIFKKGRSEVLKYKK; encoded by the coding sequence ATGCAACTGTACAATACGTTGAGCGCAAAAGAAAGAGAAGCTCTTATCGAAGAAGCTGGTAAAGAACGACTTACAATCTCTTTCTATCAATATGCGCATATTAAAAATCCAGAACTCTTTAGAAACCACCTGTTCATCGCTTGGAATGAATTGGATGTTTTAGGCAGAATTTATGTTGCTTTTGAAGGCATAAACGCACAATTATCCGTTCCGGCAGAAAATTTTGAAGCTTTTAAAAATCATTTAGACAGCATTAGCTTTTTAGAAAATGTGAGACTAAACGTTGCTATTGAGCAAGACAATAAATCGTTCCTAAAATTAAAAGTTAAGGTACGTGATAAAATTGTTGCCGATGGTCTTGATGATAATTTGTTTGACGTGACCAAAAAAGGGATTCATGTTGATGCTGAAAAGTTTAATGAGCTTATTGAAGATCCAGATACAGTTTTGGTAGATATGCGAAACCACTACGAAAGTGAAATTGGCCATTTTAAAAATGCCATTACTCCCGATGTGGATACTTTTAGAGACTCTTTAGATATTATTGAGAATGACTTAAAAGATCATAAAGAAGATAAAAAACTAGTGATGTATTGCACTGGAGGGATCCGCTGTGAAAAAGCGAGCGCTTACTACAAGCATAAAGGCTTTAAACAAGTGTACCAATTAGAAGGCGGAATTATTGAATACACAAGACAAGTACAAAACAAAAATTTAGAGAATAAATTTAAAGGCAAGAACTTTGTTTTTGATCATAGACGAGGCGAACGTATTACAGATGATATCATTGCAAACTGCCACCAATGTGGTAAACCTTGTGATAATCATGTGAATTGTGCAAACGAAGCTTGTCATTTATTGTTCATTCAATGTGAAGAATGCGCAACTACCATGAATCAATGTTGTTCTACTGAGTGCAAAGACATCCATGAATTACCTTTTGAAGAGCAAAAAGCGCTGCGTAAAGGTAAAACGGTAAGTAATAAAATATTTAAAAAAGGACGATCTGAAGTTTTAAAATATAAAAAATAA
- the recA gene encoding recombinase RecA: MSSEKEAKLKALKLTLDKLDKTYGKGAVMKMGDSVAQDVEVIPSGSLGLDVALGVGGYPRGRVVEIYGPESSGKTTLTLHAIAEAQKNGGIAAFIDAEHAFDRFYAAKLGVDIDNLIISQPDNGEQGLEIADNLIRSGAIDIVVIDSVAALTPKSEIEGEMGDSKMGLHARLMSQALRKLTGSISKTKCTVIFINQLREKIGVMFGNPETTTGGNALKFYASVRLDIRRSTQIKDTDGNVQGNKTRVKVVKNKVAPPFRQTEFDIMYGEGISKVGEVIDLGVEYEIIKKSGSWFSYGDTKLGQGRDAVKNLLLDNPELQEELDAKIREAIKTVKS, translated from the coding sequence ATGAGTTCGGAAAAAGAAGCAAAATTAAAGGCATTAAAACTTACACTAGATAAACTTGACAAGACATACGGTAAAGGTGCTGTTATGAAAATGGGGGATAGTGTTGCTCAAGACGTTGAAGTAATTCCATCTGGATCTTTAGGATTAGATGTGGCTTTAGGCGTTGGAGGATATCCTAGAGGAAGAGTTGTTGAGATATATGGACCAGAATCATCAGGTAAAACAACCTTAACATTACACGCTATTGCTGAAGCTCAAAAAAATGGAGGTATTGCTGCATTTATTGATGCAGAGCATGCTTTTGATCGTTTTTATGCAGCAAAATTAGGGGTAGATATAGATAATTTAATTATTTCACAACCAGATAACGGGGAGCAAGGTTTAGAAATTGCCGATAATTTAATTCGTTCTGGTGCTATTGATATTGTCGTTATCGATTCAGTTGCAGCATTAACACCAAAAAGTGAGATTGAAGGCGAAATGGGAGATTCTAAAATGGGTCTTCATGCACGTTTAATGTCTCAAGCCTTACGTAAACTTACCGGTTCAATTAGTAAAACAAAATGTACGGTAATTTTTATCAACCAGTTGCGTGAAAAAATTGGGGTAATGTTCGGGAACCCTGAAACAACGACAGGTGGTAACGCATTAAAATTTTATGCATCTGTACGTTTAGACATTAGAAGATCTACACAAATAAAAGATACGGATGGTAATGTTCAAGGGAACAAAACCAGAGTAAAAGTGGTGAAGAATAAAGTAGCACCACCATTCCGTCAAACAGAGTTTGATATTATGTACGGTGAAGGTATTTCTAAGGTCGGTGAGGTTATTGATTTAGGAGTAGAGTATGAAATTATAAAGAAGAGTGGTTCATGGTTTAGTTATGGTGATACCAAACTAGGACAAGGGCGCGATGCAGTTAAAAACCTACTGCTAGATAATCCTGAATTGCAAGAGGAACTCGATGCAAAAATTAGAGAAGCCATAAAAACTGTAAAAAGTTAA
- a CDS encoding RNA polymerase sigma factor — MSLEELINNCKKGNRKAQEQLYRDYSRVLFGVCLKYSRNKTEAEDNLHDSFMTIFKKIDQFKFKGSFEGWIKRVTVNTILQKYRKETNLSLVHDNIEEEIVVESNYSEISLSSLLQYIQELPNKYRLTFNLYVLDGYSHAEISELLGTSLGTSKSNLARARMILKDKIEADIKREVFL, encoded by the coding sequence TTGAGTCTAGAAGAACTCATAAACAACTGCAAAAAAGGCAATAGAAAAGCCCAAGAGCAATTATACCGAGATTATTCTCGGGTATTGTTTGGGGTTTGTCTTAAGTATTCTCGCAATAAAACGGAGGCAGAGGATAATTTGCATGATAGCTTTATGACTATTTTTAAAAAAATAGACCAATTTAAATTTAAGGGGTCTTTTGAAGGGTGGATAAAGCGAGTTACCGTCAATACAATTTTACAGAAATATAGGAAAGAGACTAACCTTAGTCTTGTGCATGACAACATTGAAGAAGAAATAGTCGTAGAATCTAACTATTCAGAGATAAGCTTATCTAGCTTACTGCAATACATACAAGAATTGCCTAATAAATATAGACTAACTTTTAATCTATATGTATTAGATGGATATTCTCACGCAGAAATAAGTGAATTACTTGGTACTTCATTGGGTACCTCAAAATCTAATTTAGCGCGAGCTAGAATGATTTTAAAGGATAAAATAGAAGCAGATATTAAACGAGAAGTTTTTTTATGA
- a CDS encoding outer membrane beta-barrel protein, protein MSKKNLDELFREQFRDFDEVPDEKVWTAIEQSLDKKKSRKIIPIWWWQLGGVAAALVILLFLINPFSKDIEAHPSVTDVEHPVQEHSKEVIEKSKHENTVESSHANTEEVFDANAQEQNNFNTAPSYVVDEINSSNSAATNENSATSTKTASLNSSKTKLAEAKKQGKSTKPTTIQSSELVSNTKKGSEPGSKNLEGSANNPIHQNKKPLKDNDGSGSALKNNGNTTELAVNVEEDQLDKKEGKKKSIFDEIEDKEELIAEDNTNKWSVSPSIAPVYFNGMGEGSPIHSAFVSNTKTGNVNLSYGIAVAYEVSRKLKVRTGIHKVDYGYNTNQIEFSSSVNGAATVQIANIDYKPTSKNIVVQSELSLDTKGAAIANDVTAKSANLNGDLSQQFGYLEVPLELNYALLDKRFGIDVIGGVSSLFLLNNDVFLNSGDQTTEVGEANNVNAINFSTNFGFGFNYKLTQKLLFNVEPVFKYQLNTFSNSAGNFQPFSLGVYSGVSFRF, encoded by the coding sequence ATGAGTAAAAAGAATTTAGATGAATTGTTTCGTGAACAGTTCAGAGATTTTGATGAAGTGCCAGACGAAAAAGTCTGGACGGCTATTGAACAATCTTTAGACAAAAAGAAATCACGAAAAATAATTCCGATATGGTGGTGGCAATTAGGCGGCGTAGCTGCTGCATTGGTCATTTTGTTGTTTCTTATAAATCCGTTTTCTAAGGATATAGAAGCACACCCTTCTGTTACAGATGTGGAGCATCCTGTTCAAGAACATTCTAAGGAGGTTATAGAAAAATCTAAGCACGAAAATACAGTAGAATCTTCTCATGCAAATACGGAAGAAGTTTTTGATGCCAATGCGCAAGAACAAAATAATTTTAACACAGCACCTTCTTATGTTGTTGATGAAATTAATAGCTCAAACAGTGCCGCTACCAATGAGAATAGTGCAACAAGTACAAAAACAGCATCTTTAAATTCTTCTAAAACAAAGCTTGCAGAAGCTAAGAAACAAGGAAAAAGCACAAAGCCTACTACCATACAGTCTTCAGAATTAGTTTCAAATACTAAGAAGGGTTCAGAGCCCGGGAGTAAAAACTTAGAGGGATCGGCTAATAATCCTATTCATCAGAATAAAAAACCACTTAAAGATAATGATGGTTCTGGGAGCGCATTAAAAAATAACGGAAACACAACGGAACTTGCGGTTAACGTAGAAGAAGATCAGTTAGATAAAAAGGAAGGCAAGAAGAAATCAATTTTTGATGAAATAGAAGATAAAGAAGAACTTATTGCAGAAGATAATACAAATAAATGGTCTGTGAGCCCTAGTATTGCTCCAGTGTATTTTAATGGAATGGGCGAAGGTTCTCCTATACATTCTGCATTTGTTTCTAATACAAAAACAGGAAATGTAAACTTAAGTTACGGAATAGCCGTAGCTTATGAAGTTTCTAGAAAATTGAAAGTACGTACAGGAATCCATAAAGTAGATTATGGGTATAACACCAATCAAATAGAATTTAGTTCGTCTGTAAATGGAGCAGCAACCGTGCAAATTGCAAATATTGATTATAAACCAACATCTAAAAATATTGTAGTTCAGAGTGAGTTAAGTCTCGATACAAAGGGAGCAGCTATTGCAAATGATGTGACGGCGAAGTCGGCTAACTTAAATGGCGACTTATCACAGCAGTTTGGGTATTTAGAGGTGCCGTTAGAGCTTAATTATGCTTTGTTGGACAAACGTTTCGGAATTGATGTTATTGGCGGGGTAAGCTCGTTATTTTTATTGAATAATGATGTCTTCTTAAATTCTGGAGATCAAACGACAGAAGTAGGAGAGGCAAATAATGTTAACGCGATAAACTTCAGTACCAATTTTGGGTTCGGGTTTAATTATAAACTTACTCAGAAACTTCTATTCAATGTAGAACCCGTTTTTAAATATCAATTAAATACTTTTTCAAATTCTGCAGGTAATTTTCAGCCGTTTTCACTTGGAGTATATAGTGGGGTGAGCTTTAGATTTTAG
- a CDS encoding biopolymer transporter ExbD, producing MNNKFFLCFLILLGIKLQAQNNKPEIVLIECIYTNYSDGGIALKQLISNFENQLLEEKVLADSSGSSYRRIIKQMANDTFLSNHFFSNFSDEWEKVGNSFDRLNKNCRNTILKENSLPFELKVSDLITKKNIQSSSDIAQIMLQVFSDKDLELEYIKLNLYLFMATAATTNTNGSDKLLPPIYDAEKAFKIAINSDNEIFISKHLVSISQLSELLRTYVVKNTSNSTILLNYNKNTTYGDYMKLQQVILSNIEAIKHEYALETYSLNYEALSIDEKDKVDTMYPLHVIAIEIK from the coding sequence ATGAACAACAAGTTTTTCCTTTGCTTCCTAATACTTTTAGGGATAAAACTCCAAGCACAAAATAACAAGCCAGAAATTGTCTTAATAGAATGTATTTACACTAATTATTCTGATGGCGGTATTGCATTGAAACAATTAATTTCAAATTTTGAAAATCAGCTACTGGAAGAAAAAGTACTCGCAGACTCTAGTGGGTCTAGCTATAGGAGGATTATTAAACAAATGGCGAATGACACTTTTCTCTCTAACCATTTTTTTTCGAATTTTTCTGATGAATGGGAAAAAGTCGGAAACTCTTTTGACAGACTAAACAAGAACTGCCGTAATACTATTCTAAAAGAAAATTCACTACCTTTTGAATTAAAAGTTAGCGACTTAATCACAAAAAAAAACATACAAAGCTCATCTGATATTGCCCAGATAATGCTGCAGGTCTTTTCAGATAAAGATTTAGAATTAGAGTATATTAAATTAAACCTATATCTTTTTATGGCAACAGCTGCCACCACTAATACTAATGGATCAGATAAGCTATTACCTCCTATTTATGATGCGGAGAAGGCATTTAAAATAGCCATAAATAGCGACAATGAAATTTTTATTTCTAAGCACCTGGTTTCAATAAGTCAACTAAGCGAGTTATTGAGAACTTATGTAGTAAAAAACACCTCAAATTCTACCATTCTCCTTAATTACAATAAGAACACAACTTATGGAGATTACATGAAATTACAACAAGTTATTCTAAGCAATATAGAGGCGATAAAACATGAATACGCTTTAGAAACTTATAGTCTCAACTATGAAGCATTAAGCATTGATGAAAAAGATAAAGTAGATACAATGTATCCACTACATGTTATTGCAATAGAAATTAAATAA
- a CDS encoding 1-acyl-sn-glycerol-3-phosphate acyltransferase, with the protein MISFLQKIGSVLYQIWFYILVAIPILMFLPLLVVLSASEKWYPQFFWVARNIWANFILYGMCCIPIIKREEKLVKGKSYMLVANHTSMLDIMMMLKASPNPFVFVGKKELVKIPLFGFFYKRVCILVDRGDTKSRTAVYRRAQKRLNQGLSICIFPEGGVPDEHIVLDSFKDGAFKMAIAHKIPVVPMTFYNNKARLPFTITKGRPGVSRVKVHHFFNTENLDEAHKASLREEVRAIILSELTISANK; encoded by the coding sequence ATGATTTCATTTTTGCAAAAAATAGGAAGTGTACTATACCAAATTTGGTTCTACATTTTAGTCGCAATACCTATCCTTATGTTTTTACCCCTATTGGTTGTATTATCAGCTTCAGAAAAATGGTATCCACAGTTTTTCTGGGTAGCGCGAAACATTTGGGCTAATTTCATTCTTTATGGAATGTGTTGTATTCCAATAATAAAAAGGGAAGAAAAACTTGTAAAAGGAAAAAGCTATATGCTTGTTGCCAACCACACGAGTATGTTAGACATTATGATGATGCTTAAGGCCAGTCCTAACCCGTTCGTATTTGTTGGAAAAAAAGAACTCGTTAAGATTCCATTATTCGGATTTTTCTACAAACGTGTTTGCATTTTGGTAGATCGCGGAGACACCAAAAGTAGAACAGCAGTATACCGAAGAGCTCAAAAAAGATTGAACCAAGGGCTAAGCATTTGTATATTTCCAGAAGGCGGTGTACCAGACGAGCACATTGTTCTGGATAGTTTTAAAGACGGTGCTTTTAAAATGGCGATAGCACATAAAATTCCTGTAGTGCCCATGACTTTTTATAACAACAAAGCGCGTTTGCCTTTTACGATAACCAAAGGCAGACCGGGAGTTAGTAGGGTAAAGGTGCATCACTTTTTCAATACCGAAAATCTAGACGAAGCCCACAAAGCAAGTCTTCGGGAAGAAGTTAGGGCTATTATTTTAAGTGAATTAACAATTTCTGCTAACAAATAA
- the trpS gene encoding tryptophan--tRNA ligase yields the protein MARILTGIQSTGTPHLGNILGAIMPAIEMANDPKNESFLFIADMHSLTQIKNGEELRYNTYAVAATWLAFGLDISKTVFYKQSAIPQTAELSWYLSCFFPYQRLTLAHSFKDKSDRLEDVNAGLFSYPMLMAADILLYDANIVPVGKDQLQHIEMTRDVASRFHAQMGETFVLPEGKIQEETMYVPGTDGVKMSKSKGNLINLFQTDKKLRKQIMGIQTDSTPMEDPKNPDTDNVFALYKILANEDQIAEMRANYLNGNYGYGHAKQALYELIVEKFGEAREKFEYYMSHTEEIDRALEIGAEKARKIANEVLGRVRNKVGY from the coding sequence ATGGCTCGGATTTTAACAGGAATACAAAGTACAGGAACTCCACATTTAGGAAATATTTTAGGTGCAATTATGCCAGCAATAGAGATGGCAAATGATCCTAAGAATGAATCTTTTCTATTTATCGCGGATATGCATTCTCTTACTCAGATTAAAAATGGGGAGGAATTAAGGTATAACACTTATGCTGTTGCAGCAACTTGGCTTGCTTTTGGTTTGGATATTTCTAAAACAGTATTTTACAAACAAAGTGCAATTCCGCAAACAGCAGAACTTTCTTGGTATTTAAGTTGTTTCTTTCCGTATCAACGCTTGACTTTAGCACATTCGTTTAAAGATAAATCAGATCGCTTAGAGGATGTAAATGCAGGTTTGTTTTCTTATCCTATGCTTATGGCGGCAGATATCTTGTTGTATGATGCTAATATTGTTCCTGTAGGAAAAGATCAATTACAGCATATAGAAATGACACGGGATGTTGCTTCTCGTTTTCATGCTCAAATGGGAGAAACCTTTGTTTTGCCAGAAGGCAAGATTCAGGAAGAAACCATGTATGTTCCGGGGACAGATGGCGTTAAAATGAGTAAGAGTAAAGGAAATTTAATCAACCTTTTTCAGACTGATAAAAAATTGCGCAAGCAAATTATGGGAATCCAAACGGATAGTACGCCCATGGAGGATCCAAAAAATCCTGATACAGATAATGTGTTTGCCTTGTATAAAATCTTGGCTAATGAAGATCAAATTGCAGAAATGCGTGCCAATTATCTAAATGGAAATTATGGGTATGGCCACGCAAAGCAAGCTTTATACGAACTGATTGTAGAAAAATTTGGCGAGGCTCGCGAGAAGTTTGAATATTATATGAGTCATACAGAAGAAATTGATAGAGCATTGGAAATTGGTGCAGAAAAAGCGCGTAAAATTGCGAATGAAGTACTCGGACGCGTACGAAATAAAGTAGGATATTAA
- a CDS encoding ACT domain-containing protein, whose protein sequence is MSGIKNISALVKGMTPKLNEGTYVFSSVKDATAIPRASILCEFKEAEGTTIIIDKNKADTLNLSYEYEAAWITLTIHSSLEAVGLTALFANELAKHNISCNVIAAYYHDHIFVAVKDAESAMEALTNLAQNYTD, encoded by the coding sequence ATGTCAGGCATTAAAAATATTTCAGCACTCGTAAAAGGAATGACTCCCAAATTAAATGAAGGTACTTATGTGTTTTCAAGTGTAAAAGATGCAACTGCAATTCCTAGAGCATCTATTTTATGTGAGTTCAAAGAAGCTGAAGGAACAACAATCATTATAGATAAAAATAAAGCAGATACATTAAACCTCAGCTATGAATATGAAGCAGCATGGATTACATTAACTATTCATTCCTCATTAGAAGCGGTAGGATTAACTGCGCTGTTTGCAAATGAATTAGCAAAACACAATATTAGTTGTAATGTGATTGCCGCCTATTATCATGATCATATTTTTGTAGCCGTGAAAGATGCTGAAAGCGCAATGGAAGCACTAACCAATTTGGCACAGAATTATACTGATTAG
- a CDS encoding multidrug efflux SMR transporter, with protein MNWILLVIAGLFEIAFAFCLGKTKDTTGAEMYWWYVGFLICSTTSFLLLIYSIRSLPIGTAYAVWTGIGAVGTVLLGILVFKEPANFWRIFFISTLIISIIGLKAVAK; from the coding sequence ATGAATTGGATTTTACTAGTCATAGCAGGCCTATTCGAAATAGCCTTTGCCTTCTGTTTAGGAAAAACAAAAGATACTACAGGAGCAGAAATGTATTGGTGGTACGTGGGCTTTTTAATTTGTTCTACAACCAGCTTTCTATTACTTATCTACAGCATACGTAGTTTACCTATAGGAACTGCTTATGCTGTATGGACTGGAATAGGAGCCGTAGGAACTGTACTTCTAGGGATACTGGTATTTAAGGAACCTGCCAATTTTTGGAGGATTTTCTTTATTTCAACCCTTATTATATCAATTATTGGCCTAAAGGCTGTAGCAAAATAA
- a CDS encoding Crp/Fnr family transcriptional regulator: MSLEEIIDQIYPLPEPSKKQLMAIFEEESHPKSHILIRAQKIEPKLYFMKKGIVRGYSEFEAGAITFWFGKEGNPILSMKSYVENKRGYENIELLEPSTVYSAESKILKLLFQKDIAIANWGRILAEQELIKTEERLISRQLRSATERYQELIITEPDLIKRVPLNHIASYLGITQVSLSRIRASLK, translated from the coding sequence ATGAGCTTAGAAGAAATAATAGACCAAATATACCCATTGCCAGAGCCCTCTAAAAAGCAATTAATGGCTATTTTCGAGGAAGAATCACACCCTAAATCTCATATTTTAATAAGAGCGCAAAAAATAGAGCCTAAACTTTATTTTATGAAAAAAGGAATAGTCCGTGGCTATTCAGAGTTTGAAGCGGGCGCTATTACCTTTTGGTTCGGAAAAGAAGGAAATCCTATACTTTCTATGAAAAGCTACGTAGAAAATAAAAGGGGATATGAAAATATAGAACTTTTAGAACCAAGCACCGTATACAGCGCAGAAAGCAAAATCCTTAAATTATTATTTCAAAAAGATATTGCTATCGCAAATTGGGGAAGAATATTGGCAGAACAAGAACTTATAAAAACAGAAGAAAGACTCATATCAAGACAATTAAGATCAGCTACAGAACGCTACCAAGAATTAATCATTACTGAACCAGATCTCATTAAAAGAGTCCCTCTAAATCATATCGCCTCCTATTTGGGTATCACCCAAGTTAGTTTAAGTAGAATTAGAGCTTCATTAAAATAA
- the dprA gene encoding DNA-processing protein DprA — translation MTDSELISLLKLQRIPNIGDVTAKKLISHCGNPSAVFEEKNQNLLKIDGIGTHTIRHLNDKTHQENAEAEFSFIKRENINPIYFQEQNYPNYLKHCIDSPILLFEKGNINLEDRKIIGIVGTRNITSYGTSFCEKLIEDLAPLNPIIVSGFAYGVDICVQRAAIKHGLQTIGCLAHGLNQIYPKVHAKYIPEVEKNGGFYTEFWSTSNPERENFLKRNRIVAGMSEATIVIESAEKGGSLVTADIAHSYNRDVFAVPGRAGDKYSTGCNTLIKQQKAQMLTSAADLIYNLGWELKDKRAKTVQKQLFVDLDETEQAIHSYLLKEGKQVLDLIALTCNLPIFKASSTLLNMEMKGVIRPLPGKLFEAL, via the coding sequence ATGACTGATAGTGAGCTAATTTCATTATTAAAATTACAGCGAATTCCTAATATTGGTGACGTAACCGCAAAAAAATTGATTTCACATTGTGGCAATCCGAGTGCTGTTTTTGAAGAAAAAAATCAAAACTTATTAAAAATTGATGGAATTGGCACGCACACTATCAGACACTTAAACGATAAAACGCACCAAGAAAATGCTGAAGCCGAATTTTCTTTTATAAAAAGAGAAAATATCAATCCAATTTACTTTCAAGAGCAAAACTATCCTAATTATCTAAAACATTGTATTGATAGCCCCATTCTACTTTTTGAAAAAGGCAACATAAATTTAGAGGATAGAAAAATCATTGGCATTGTTGGTACTAGAAATATTACAAGCTACGGTACATCATTTTGCGAAAAGCTTATAGAAGATTTAGCACCTTTAAACCCTATTATTGTAAGTGGCTTTGCGTATGGTGTAGATATCTGTGTTCAAAGAGCCGCTATTAAACATGGCTTACAGACGATTGGTTGTTTAGCCCACGGTCTAAATCAAATATATCCAAAAGTACACGCCAAGTATATTCCAGAGGTAGAAAAAAATGGTGGTTTCTATACCGAGTTTTGGTCTACAAGCAATCCTGAGCGAGAAAATTTTTTGAAAAGAAATCGTATAGTGGCCGGTATGAGTGAAGCAACTATAGTCATTGAGTCTGCAGAAAAAGGAGGAAGTCTGGTTACCGCCGATATTGCACACAGTTACAACCGCGATGTGTTTGCCGTTCCAGGGCGTGCTGGCGACAAATACAGTACGGGTTGCAATACACTAATTAAACAACAAAAAGCACAAATGCTTACCTCAGCAGCAGATTTAATCTATAATCTAGGCTGGGAGCTAAAAGATAAAAGAGCGAAAACTGTTCAGAAACAATTATTTGTTGACTTGGATGAAACAGAACAAGCGATACACAGTTACTTATTAAAAGAAGGGAAGCAGGTATTAGACCTTATTGCCTTAACCTGTAACCTCCCTATTTTCAAAGCCTCTTCTACCCTATTAAACATGGAAATGAAAGGTGTGATTAGACCGCTACCCGGTAAGCTGTTTGAAGCACTATAA